Proteins encoded by one window of Actinocorallia herbida:
- a CDS encoding cytochrome P450, with product MLNVEDIDLTEWAFWERPFAERNEGFRLLREHGSPRHFRELPAGFGDPGPGYRALVTYADVVEASRRPQDFCSGQGAISIPDMPTEVNEYFGSMISMDDPRHAKIRRIVSRAFSPRMIQRFEDQVETVAELIVDDLRAGKGTGDFVLDVSCRLPLKIICDMMGIPESAYQDVLDSSNVILAGNDPEYLPSNDFEGIMLKLAAAGETLQNLVQDLSRERKGKDGDDLISLLINANIDGESLTPQELGSFFILLAVAGNETTRNAISHGLHLFTQHPEQRALLLSDYEAHAPGAIEEIVRFVSPVIWMRRTATRDTTLNDHEIKAGEKLVLYYGSANRDATVFTDPDEFDIARSPNPHIGFGGPGPHFCLGAHLARREVNVMFRRLFAAFPEIRSGEPDRLFSNFINGIKHLPYTLS from the coding sequence ATGCTCAACGTCGAGGACATCGACCTGACCGAATGGGCCTTCTGGGAGCGTCCGTTCGCGGAACGCAACGAGGGCTTCCGCCTCCTGCGCGAGCACGGCTCCCCTCGGCACTTCCGCGAGCTCCCCGCGGGCTTCGGCGACCCGGGACCCGGCTACAGGGCCCTGGTCACCTACGCGGACGTGGTCGAGGCCTCGCGGCGCCCCCAGGACTTCTGCTCCGGACAGGGCGCGATCAGCATCCCCGACATGCCGACCGAGGTGAACGAGTACTTCGGCTCCATGATCAGCATGGACGACCCGCGGCACGCCAAGATCCGCCGGATCGTCTCGCGCGCCTTCTCGCCGCGCATGATCCAGCGGTTCGAGGACCAGGTCGAGACCGTCGCCGAGCTGATCGTCGACGACCTCCGCGCGGGCAAGGGCACCGGCGACTTCGTGCTCGACGTCTCCTGCCGCCTCCCCTTGAAGATCATCTGCGACATGATGGGCATTCCGGAGTCGGCCTACCAGGACGTCCTGGACTCCTCCAATGTCATCCTCGCCGGCAACGACCCCGAGTACCTGCCGTCGAACGACTTCGAGGGCATCATGCTCAAGCTCGCCGCGGCGGGCGAGACCCTCCAGAACCTCGTGCAGGATCTCAGCCGCGAGCGCAAGGGCAAGGACGGCGACGACCTCATCTCGCTGCTCATCAACGCCAACATCGACGGCGAGTCGCTCACCCCGCAGGAACTCGGCTCGTTCTTCATCCTGCTGGCGGTCGCGGGCAACGAGACCACGCGCAACGCCATCTCGCACGGCCTGCACCTGTTCACGCAGCACCCCGAACAGCGGGCCCTGCTGCTGTCGGACTACGAGGCGCACGCACCCGGCGCGATCGAGGAGATCGTCCGGTTCGTCTCCCCGGTCATCTGGATGCGGCGCACCGCCACCCGCGACACCACGCTCAACGACCACGAGATCAAGGCGGGCGAGAAGCTCGTCCTGTACTACGGCTCGGCCAACCGCGACGCGACGGTCTTCACCGACCCCGACGAGTTCGACATCGCCCGCTCGCCCAACCCGCACATCGGCTTCGGCGGCCCCGGCCCGCACTTCTGCCTGGGCGCGCACCTCGCCCGCCGCGAGGTCAACGTCATGTTCCGCCGCCTCTTCGCCGCCTTCCCCGAAATCCGCTCCGGTGAGCCCGACCGCCTCTTCTCCAATTTCATCAACGGCATCAAGCACCTCCCCTACACCCTCTCCTGA
- a CDS encoding SAM-dependent methyltransferase → MTLAKVFERVTHGADVPVEFAAYDGSRAGRHGSDIRVEIRSPYAISYLVRSPGLLGLARAYVSGHIEVRGDMYTTLSTLSQTLEKISVGDRLRVLAGVLDDPLLRAAAATRLDPPSVEAPKGGKLRRHSKRRDAKAIHHHYDVSNRFYEWVLGPSMAYTCAVYPELDSSLEEAQFTKHELVARKLGLEPGMRLLDVGCGWGGMVMHAAREHRVKALGVTLSKQQAEWAQKAIAEQGLSDLAEVRYMDYRDVVESGFDAVSSIGLTEHIGQANVPGYFAFLNGKLRPGGRMLNHCITRPDNLQPSIRPDGFINRYVFPDGELEGPGYLVTEMNDNGFEIRHEENIREHYAMTLRDWCRNLDEHWDEAVSEVGPEIARVWRVYMAGCRLGFDRNMIQLHQVLGVKLPESNDAGMPLRSAWGM, encoded by the coding sequence ATGACCCTGGCGAAAGTCTTTGAAAGAGTCACTCACGGGGCGGACGTCCCCGTCGAGTTCGCGGCCTACGACGGGAGCCGGGCAGGACGCCACGGCTCCGACATCAGAGTGGAGATCCGCAGTCCCTACGCGATCTCCTACCTCGTGCGCTCGCCAGGCCTGCTCGGCCTGGCACGGGCGTACGTATCGGGCCATATCGAGGTCCGTGGAGACATGTACACCACGCTGAGCACGCTCTCGCAGACGCTGGAGAAGATCTCGGTGGGGGACCGGCTGCGGGTGCTCGCGGGCGTCCTGGACGACCCGCTCCTGCGCGCGGCCGCCGCCACGAGGCTCGACCCGCCGTCGGTCGAGGCGCCGAAGGGCGGGAAGCTCCGCCGCCACTCCAAGCGGCGGGACGCGAAGGCGATCCACCACCACTACGACGTCTCCAACCGCTTCTACGAGTGGGTGCTCGGGCCGTCGATGGCCTACACCTGCGCGGTGTACCCCGAGCTGGACTCCTCGCTGGAGGAGGCCCAGTTCACCAAGCACGAGCTCGTGGCGCGCAAGCTCGGCCTGGAGCCGGGCATGCGGCTGCTGGACGTCGGCTGCGGCTGGGGCGGCATGGTGATGCACGCCGCCCGCGAGCACCGGGTGAAGGCGCTGGGCGTCACGCTGTCCAAGCAGCAGGCGGAGTGGGCCCAGAAGGCCATCGCCGAGCAGGGGCTGAGCGACCTCGCCGAGGTCCGTTACATGGACTACCGCGACGTCGTCGAGAGCGGCTTCGACGCGGTCAGCTCCATCGGCCTGACCGAGCACATCGGGCAGGCGAACGTCCCCGGCTACTTCGCGTTCCTGAACGGCAAGCTGCGGCCGGGCGGGCGGATGCTGAACCACTGCATCACCCGGCCGGACAACCTCCAGCCGTCGATCAGGCCCGACGGGTTCATCAACCGCTACGTGTTCCCCGACGGCGAGCTGGAGGGCCCGGGGTACCTCGTCACGGAGATGAACGACAACGGGTTCGAGATCCGCCACGAGGAGAACATCCGCGAGCACTACGCGATGACGCTGCGGGACTGGTGCCGGAACCTCGACGAGCACTGGGACGAGGCGGTCTCGGAGGTGGGGCCGGAGATCGCCCGCGTGTGGCGGGTGTACATGGCCGGCTGTCGCCTCGGCTTCGACCGGAACATGATCCAGCTCCACCAGGTGCTCGGGGTGAAGCTCCCGGAGTCGAACGACGCGGGCATGCCGCTGAGGTCCGCCTGGGGCATGTGA
- a CDS encoding FAD-binding oxidoreductase, whose translation MPVTESSHDAAVAALRASYAAIPPGAPVRLAKPTSNLFRFRDSPGTPGLDVSGFDGVLRIDGTTAVVQGMTTYEDLVAATLPHGMMPTVVPQLKTITLGGAVTGLGIESTSFRLGLPHEAVREMDIMTGDGEIVTASRDNEHADLFYGFPNSYGTLGYAVRLTIDLIPVKPFVKVRHVRFTDAAEAARAMAEVTDADFLDGTVFGPDEIYLSIGTFTDEAPYTSDYTGQKIYFRSVQERSVDYLTVHDYLWRWDTDWFWCSGAFGLHRPAVRRLWPAAKKRSDVYRKIVAWDKRVHVTARLDRWTGKPPREDVIQDIEVPTERLPEFLEFFHKEVGMSPIWLCPLKAQEKWPLYPLEPGRSYVNVGFWGTVPQQPGSLPDHYNRRVERVVDSLDGHKSLYSTSFYARDEFWRHYDGKTYQALKERYDSGGRLYDLYDKCVRGT comes from the coding sequence ATGCCAGTGACCGAGTCCTCACATGACGCAGCGGTGGCCGCGCTCCGCGCGTCCTACGCCGCCATCCCGCCGGGAGCCCCCGTGCGGCTGGCGAAACCGACCTCGAACCTCTTCCGGTTCCGGGACAGCCCGGGCACGCCCGGCCTCGACGTGAGCGGGTTCGACGGAGTACTGCGGATCGACGGGACGACCGCGGTGGTCCAGGGGATGACGACCTACGAGGACCTCGTGGCGGCCACCCTGCCGCACGGGATGATGCCCACGGTGGTCCCCCAGCTCAAGACCATCACGCTCGGCGGCGCCGTCACCGGTCTCGGCATCGAGTCCACGTCGTTCCGCCTCGGACTGCCGCACGAGGCGGTCCGCGAGATGGACATCATGACCGGCGACGGCGAGATCGTCACCGCGAGCCGCGACAACGAGCACGCCGACCTCTTCTACGGCTTCCCCAACTCCTACGGCACCCTCGGCTACGCCGTGCGGCTCACCATCGACCTCATCCCGGTGAAACCGTTCGTCAAGGTCCGGCACGTCCGCTTCACCGACGCGGCCGAGGCCGCCCGGGCGATGGCCGAGGTCACCGACGCCGACTTCCTGGACGGCACCGTCTTCGGCCCCGACGAGATCTACCTCTCGATCGGCACCTTCACCGACGAGGCCCCCTACACCTCCGACTACACCGGACAGAAGATCTACTTCCGGTCCGTCCAGGAGCGCTCGGTCGACTATCTGACCGTGCACGACTACCTGTGGCGCTGGGACACCGACTGGTTCTGGTGCTCGGGCGCCTTCGGCCTGCACCGGCCCGCGGTCCGCCGCCTGTGGCCCGCCGCCAAGAAGCGCTCCGACGTGTACCGGAAGATCGTCGCCTGGGACAAGCGCGTGCACGTCACCGCGCGCCTCGACCGCTGGACGGGCAAACCGCCGCGCGAGGACGTCATCCAGGACATCGAGGTCCCCACCGAACGTCTCCCCGAGTTCCTTGAGTTCTTCCACAAGGAAGTAGGCATGAGTCCGATATGGCTCTGCCCGCTCAAGGCACAAGAGAAGTGGCCGCTTTATCCGCTCGAACCCGGACGCAGCTATGTCAACGTCGGCTTCTGGGGGACGGTCCCGCAGCAGCCCGGCAGCCTGCCCGACCATTACAACCGCCGCGTCGAGCGCGTGGTCGACTCCTTGGACGGGCACAAGTCCCTGTATTCGACGTCCTTCTACGCGCGGGACGAGTTCTGGCGCCACTACGACGGGAAGACGTACCAGGCCCTCAAGGAGCGCTATGACTCCGGGGGCCGCTTGTACGACCTTTACGACAAGTGTGTGAGGGGCACATGA
- a CDS encoding DUF1707 and DUF4870 domain-containing protein — MDTTQMRVGHAERESVIDVLQTAYADGRLDTEELDQRVHLAMTGKTRGDLEPLTRDLSPRLPHDAEETSEDKVLGALAHAAGMLTSFVGPLVLMLVSGPRSARVRAHAVEALNFQLTLLIFTIVTLGVGGVVFAVAWIASLVAGLAALTGGSFRYPLTLRLIK, encoded by the coding sequence ATGGACACCACCCAGATGCGCGTCGGCCACGCCGAGCGCGAATCCGTCATCGACGTCCTCCAGACCGCCTACGCCGACGGGAGGCTGGACACCGAGGAACTCGACCAGAGAGTCCACCTCGCCATGACCGGCAAGACGCGGGGCGACCTTGAACCGCTCACCCGCGACCTGTCTCCGCGGCTCCCGCACGACGCCGAGGAGACGAGCGAGGACAAGGTCCTCGGCGCGCTCGCGCACGCCGCCGGGATGCTCACCAGCTTCGTCGGCCCGCTCGTCCTGATGCTCGTCTCGGGACCGCGCTCCGCACGTGTGCGGGCACACGCCGTGGAGGCGCTCAACTTCCAGCTGACGCTCCTGATCTTCACCATCGTCACGCTCGGTGTCGGAGGTGTCGTGTTCGCGGTGGCCTGGATCGCGTCACTGGTCGCGGGGCTCGCGGCTCTGACGGGCGGTTCCTTCCGATACCCGCTGACACTCAGGCTCATCAAGTGA
- a CDS encoding polysaccharide deacetylase family protein produces the protein MKRLMAALVVLVALAACGEAPDREHTRAVADVPVLVRPMVYREPDPETRRGLGPDGRPDLCVRAKCVALTFDDGPMEHTERLLEILARYDALATFFVVGKMVEEFPDVVRKEVAAGHEIANHSWDHSDLASLSAEGVTAQIQRTQDAILRQSGYRSVLLRPPYGSSNERVAKVAASFGLPEIIWAVDPMDWRDRSSSLVTRRVLSETRPGGVVLMHDIHATTVDAVPAILEGLAAKGYRFVTVSRLFQGTVLKPGHQYRERKTSVAR, from the coding sequence GTGAAACGGCTCATGGCGGCGCTGGTCGTACTGGTCGCGCTCGCGGCCTGCGGCGAGGCGCCCGACCGGGAGCACACGCGCGCGGTGGCGGACGTGCCGGTGCTGGTGCGGCCGATGGTCTACCGCGAGCCGGACCCGGAGACGCGCCGGGGGCTCGGCCCGGACGGCCGTCCCGACCTGTGCGTCCGCGCCAAGTGCGTCGCGCTGACCTTCGACGACGGCCCGATGGAGCACACCGAGCGCCTGCTGGAGATCCTGGCCCGCTATGACGCGCTGGCGACGTTCTTCGTCGTCGGCAAAATGGTCGAGGAGTTCCCGGACGTCGTCCGCAAAGAGGTGGCGGCGGGGCACGAGATCGCCAACCACAGCTGGGATCACTCCGACCTCGCGAGCCTGTCCGCCGAAGGCGTCACCGCGCAGATCCAGCGGACCCAGGACGCCATCCTCCGGCAGTCCGGCTACCGCTCGGTCCTGCTGCGTCCCCCTTACGGCTCGTCCAACGAGCGGGTGGCGAAGGTCGCCGCGTCGTTCGGGCTTCCGGAGATCATCTGGGCGGTCGACCCGATGGACTGGCGGGACCGGAGCTCGTCGCTCGTCACCCGTCGCGTCCTCTCCGAGACGCGCCCGGGCGGTGTGGTGCTCATGCACGACATCCACGCCACCACCGTTGACGCGGTGCCCGCGATCCTGGAAGGGCTCGCCGCCAAGGGCTACCGGTTCGTGACGGTCAGCAGGCTCTTCCAAGGGACGGTGCTCAAGCCGGGCCACCAGTACCGGGAGCGGAAGACGTCGGTCGCGCGCTAG
- a CDS encoding DUF4192 domain-containing protein gives MDETRGGAAPLVIRGPAELIAAIPYMLGYHPAMSVVGIGIDGPGGACAVRLGLDVTADAAAHLAALLGAHGFTEVMLVCYGPPEAADPAMDLTCAALAEAGIDIGDALRVHDGGFWSYLDRRIADVPLRPTTVEVQAVVNGLVALPSREELTASVAPLPDPVAAAVARETARAARLPLDPTAGLRLVREVMAGVGSGRPPPDLPEIARFTVALGAVRLRDEAWVRIDPQDLYAQREFWLHVLRRTARAYRPAPACLLAYCAFLSGDGALANVALDVAEEADPAYTLGDLLRQMMEVGVHPSAVRMRMTPEDLARAYADPPDPGGGDPDSLTTKQ, from the coding sequence ATGGACGAGACACGCGGCGGTGCCGCTCCCCTGGTCATCCGAGGTCCCGCGGAACTCATCGCGGCGATCCCCTACATGCTGGGCTACCACCCGGCGATGAGCGTCGTCGGCATCGGCATCGACGGCCCCGGAGGCGCATGCGCGGTCCGGCTCGGCTTAGACGTCACCGCGGACGCGGCGGCACATCTGGCGGCGCTGCTCGGGGCGCACGGCTTCACCGAGGTGATGCTGGTCTGCTACGGCCCGCCCGAGGCCGCCGATCCGGCCATGGACCTCACCTGTGCGGCGCTCGCCGAGGCGGGCATCGACATCGGCGACGCGCTGCGGGTCCACGACGGCGGCTTCTGGTCCTACCTGGACCGGAGGATCGCGGACGTGCCGCTGCGGCCCACCACCGTCGAGGTGCAGGCCGTGGTGAACGGGCTGGTGGCGCTGCCCTCCCGGGAGGAGCTCACCGCCTCCGTCGCGCCGCTCCCCGATCCCGTCGCCGCGGCGGTCGCCAGGGAGACCGCGCGGGCCGCGCGGCTGCCGCTCGATCCCACCGCGGGCCTGCGGCTCGTGCGCGAGGTCATGGCCGGGGTCGGCAGCGGGCGGCCGCCGCCCGACCTGCCCGAGATCGCGCGGTTCACCGTCGCGCTCGGCGCGGTCCGCCTGCGCGACGAGGCGTGGGTGCGGATCGACCCGCAGGACCTGTACGCCCAGCGGGAGTTCTGGCTGCACGTCCTGCGCCGCACGGCCAGGGCCTATCGCCCGGCGCCCGCTTGCCTGCTCGCCTACTGCGCCTTCCTCTCGGGGGACGGCGCCTTGGCGAACGTCGCGTTGGACGTCGCCGAGGAGGCCGATCCGGCCTACACCCTCGGCGATCTCCTGCGCCAGATGATGGAGGTCGGGGTGCACCCGTCGGCGGTGCGCATGCGCATGACGCCCGAGGATCTCGCCCGCGCCTACGCCGATCCCCCGGATCCGGGAGGGGGTGATCCTGACTCCTTGACAACAAAGCAGTGA
- a CDS encoding penicillin acylase family protein: MRQWPWPLRWGVRALALVMVVVLVATGWFVWTVRKAFPTYDGQIKMPGLVGEVTVHRDSYGIPQIYADSPEDLFRAQGYVTAQDRFWEMDFRRHITAGRLSELFGEATLDTDKVTRTLGWRKTAEAELPLLEPETRQLLEAYAAGVNTWLKDNPDTAQQSLEYSVLGFQRTGYRPEEWTAVDSVAWLKAMAWDLRSNIEEELGRAIADAKLPTERVDQLYPGYDFRRMPTIVTGGEVTDGSFTGGGTRAKTDDAAQAPARALTSVLEAIRVMPDDLGNGDAELGSNSWVISGERSTTGKPLLANDPHLSAQMPSVWYQTGLHCRTVTDACPYDVTGFTFSGLPGVVIGHNHKVAWGFTNLAPDVSDLYLEKTTATTAEYKGVQEPLQIRTEKIEVAGGKPVELTVRATRHGPIISDVMSDAEAAAPGGEAVALRWTALDPGKTADAIFQMNRATDWTTFRAAASSFEVPAQNLVYADVEGNIGYQSPGRIPIRTEGDGTRPVPGWDGVHEWDGFLPFEELPTVLNPDSGYIVTANNAVIGDSYEPLLTKDWAYGYRAQRIDDLVRNGGRLDAAAMGEIQMDGRQGFAPILVPHLLRLGAGVKGIELLRTWDYSQPVDSAPAAFFNAVWRQLLLRTFNDELPEGARPDGGDRWFEVVRTLLDRPADPYWDDAATANATEQRDDILLRALREASAELVERLGADPSGWRWGELHTLTLTNESFGTSGITPIEKIFNRGPIEVGGGKSVVNAAGWDAQEGYEVKTVPSLRLVADLADLDASRYINLTGSSGHAFSPYYWDQTKLWARGDTIPWPFTAKAVEKSAEHTLTFKP, translated from the coding sequence ATGCGTCAATGGCCCTGGCCGCTGCGGTGGGGCGTGCGGGCACTCGCCCTGGTGATGGTCGTGGTCCTCGTGGCCACGGGTTGGTTCGTCTGGACGGTCCGCAAGGCCTTCCCGACCTATGACGGGCAGATCAAGATGCCCGGTCTGGTCGGAGAGGTCACCGTGCACCGGGATTCCTATGGCATCCCCCAGATCTACGCGGACTCCCCCGAGGACCTCTTCCGCGCCCAGGGCTATGTCACCGCCCAGGACAGGTTCTGGGAGATGGACTTCCGGCGCCACATCACCGCGGGCCGTCTGTCGGAGCTGTTCGGCGAGGCCACCCTGGACACCGACAAGGTCACCCGCACCCTTGGCTGGCGCAAGACCGCCGAGGCCGAACTGCCGCTGCTGGAGCCCGAGACCCGGCAGCTGCTCGAGGCCTACGCCGCGGGCGTCAACACCTGGCTCAAGGACAACCCGGACACCGCACAGCAGTCGCTGGAGTACTCCGTGCTCGGCTTCCAGCGGACCGGCTACCGGCCGGAGGAGTGGACCGCCGTCGACTCCGTCGCCTGGCTGAAGGCGATGGCCTGGGACCTGCGCTCCAACATCGAGGAGGAGCTGGGCCGCGCCATCGCCGACGCCAAGCTGCCCACGGAGCGGGTCGACCAGCTCTACCCGGGCTACGACTTCCGCCGGATGCCGACGATCGTCACCGGCGGCGAGGTCACCGACGGCTCCTTCACCGGGGGCGGGACCAGGGCCAAGACCGACGACGCGGCGCAGGCGCCCGCGCGGGCCCTCACCTCGGTGCTGGAGGCCATCCGCGTGATGCCGGACGACCTCGGCAACGGCGACGCCGAGCTGGGCTCGAACTCCTGGGTGATCTCCGGTGAGCGCAGCACCACGGGCAAGCCGCTGCTCGCCAACGACCCGCACCTGTCGGCCCAGATGCCGTCGGTCTGGTACCAGACCGGCCTGCACTGCCGGACCGTCACCGACGCCTGCCCGTACGACGTCACCGGCTTCACCTTCTCGGGGCTGCCCGGCGTCGTCATCGGGCACAACCACAAGGTCGCCTGGGGCTTCACCAACCTCGCCCCCGACGTCTCCGACCTCTACCTGGAGAAGACCACCGCGACGACCGCCGAGTACAAGGGCGTCCAGGAGCCTCTCCAGATCCGCACCGAGAAGATCGAGGTCGCCGGCGGCAAGCCCGTCGAGCTGACGGTCCGGGCCACCCGGCACGGCCCGATCATCTCCGACGTGATGTCCGACGCCGAGGCCGCCGCACCGGGCGGCGAGGCCGTCGCGCTGCGCTGGACCGCCCTGGACCCGGGCAAGACCGCCGACGCGATCTTCCAGATGAACCGGGCCACCGACTGGACCACCTTCCGCGCGGCCGCCTCGTCCTTCGAGGTCCCCGCCCAGAACCTCGTGTACGCCGACGTCGAGGGCAACATCGGCTACCAGTCCCCCGGCCGGATCCCGATCCGCACCGAGGGCGACGGCACCCGTCCGGTGCCCGGCTGGGACGGCGTCCACGAATGGGACGGCTTCCTCCCGTTCGAGGAACTGCCGACGGTGCTCAACCCCGACTCCGGCTACATCGTCACCGCCAACAACGCGGTCATCGGCGACTCCTACGAGCCCCTGCTCACCAAGGACTGGGCCTACGGCTACCGGGCCCAGCGGATCGACGACCTCGTCCGCAACGGCGGCCGCCTCGACGCCGCGGCCATGGGCGAGATCCAGATGGACGGCAGGCAGGGCTTCGCGCCGATCCTCGTGCCGCACCTGCTGCGGCTCGGCGCCGGCGTCAAGGGCATCGAACTGCTCCGCACCTGGGACTACTCCCAGCCCGTGGACTCCGCGCCCGCCGCGTTCTTCAACGCGGTCTGGCGGCAGCTCCTCCTGCGCACGTTCAACGACGAACTGCCCGAAGGCGCCCGCCCCGACGGCGGCGACCGCTGGTTCGAGGTGGTCCGCACCCTCCTGGACCGCCCGGCCGACCCGTACTGGGACGACGCCGCCACCGCGAACGCGACCGAGCAGCGCGACGACATCCTGCTGCGCGCGCTGCGCGAGGCCAGTGCCGAACTGGTCGAGCGGCTCGGCGCCGACCCCTCCGGCTGGCGCTGGGGCGAACTGCACACCCTGACGCTCACCAACGAGAGCTTCGGCACCTCCGGGATCACCCCCATCGAGAAGATCTTCAACCGGGGCCCGATCGAGGTCGGCGGCGGCAAGTCGGTCGTCAACGCCGCAGGCTGGGACGCCCAGGAAGGCTACGAGGTCAAGACGGTCCCGTCGCTGCGCCTCGTCGCCGACCTGGCCGACCTCGACGCCTCCCGCTACATCAACCTCACCGGTTCCTCAGGCCACGCGTTCTCCCCGTACTACTGGGACCAGACCAAGCTGTGGGCGCGCGGGGACACCATCCCCTGGCCCTTCACCGCGAAGGCGGTGGAGAAGTCCGCCGAGCACACGCTCACCTTCAAGCCCTGA
- a CDS encoding ATP-dependent DNA helicase: MSAGVAAVGGSERPGQVKMVEAVDQALRRREHLAVQAGTGTGKSLAYLVPSIRHAVSKGVTVVVSTATIALQQQLVDRDLPRLAGALEPLLGRELRYAILKGRRNYVCLNRMSVGAPEDPEEGLFDTAQVSTLGRQVQRLHEWAEKTETGDRDELVPGVSEQAWRQVAVSAKECLGGQRCPQAQSCFSELARAEAAEADVVVTNHAMLAIDALEEFQVLPEHDAVVIDEAHDLVDRVTSVASGELSANAVEAAARRAAKLVPDRTAERLKELAEDLRAALDEESAARLDVLPSHLGNTLAAVRDAAQACLTGLGPEPKDADPAVAGARRAAKSALDDVHGDAVRMLAAFEVPITERWEVVWLAKSFDGKWPPSLHVAPIAVGGLLRDALFRTRTTILTSATLTLGGSFEPLARQWGLPAPGGPVPSVPAARDGEAAEDDETPIIWSGLDVGSPFDYPRSGILYIARHLPQPGRDGLAKEVLAELKSLIEAAGGRTLGLFSSMRAARQAADELDIDYPVLCQGEDSTSQLVKQFAASPETCLFGTLSLWQGVDVPGPSLSLVVMDRIPFPRPDDPVASARQRMIDRRGGNGFMQVAAAQAALLLAQGSGRLLRSGSDKGVVAVLDSRLATRGYGSFLTGSLPPFWPTSDPEQVKAALKRLTAS, from the coding sequence ATGTCGGCGGGGGTGGCCGCCGTGGGCGGCAGTGAGCGGCCGGGCCAGGTGAAGATGGTCGAGGCGGTCGACCAGGCGCTGCGCCGCCGGGAGCATCTCGCGGTCCAGGCGGGCACGGGCACGGGCAAGTCGCTGGCCTATCTGGTGCCCTCCATCCGGCACGCGGTGTCCAAGGGCGTCACGGTCGTGGTGTCCACGGCGACCATCGCGCTCCAGCAGCAGCTCGTCGACCGGGATCTGCCGCGCCTCGCCGGCGCGCTGGAGCCGCTGCTCGGGCGGGAGCTGCGCTATGCGATCTTGAAGGGCCGCCGCAACTACGTGTGCCTGAACCGGATGTCGGTGGGCGCGCCGGAGGACCCCGAGGAGGGGCTGTTCGACACCGCCCAGGTCTCGACGCTGGGCCGTCAGGTGCAGCGGCTGCACGAGTGGGCGGAGAAGACCGAGACGGGCGATCGGGACGAGCTGGTGCCGGGCGTCTCGGAGCAGGCGTGGCGGCAGGTCGCGGTGTCGGCGAAGGAGTGCCTGGGCGGCCAGCGCTGCCCGCAGGCGCAGTCCTGCTTCTCGGAGCTGGCGCGGGCCGAGGCGGCCGAGGCCGACGTGGTGGTCACCAACCACGCGATGCTGGCGATCGACGCGCTCGAGGAGTTCCAGGTCCTGCCCGAGCACGACGCGGTGGTGATCGACGAGGCGCATGATCTGGTCGACCGGGTCACCTCGGTCGCCTCCGGGGAGCTGTCGGCGAACGCGGTGGAGGCGGCGGCGCGGCGGGCGGCCAAGCTCGTCCCGGATCGTACTGCCGAGCGGTTGAAGGAGCTGGCCGAGGATCTCCGAGCCGCCTTGGACGAGGAGTCGGCGGCCCGGCTCGACGTGCTGCCCTCGCACCTCGGCAACACCCTGGCCGCGGTGCGCGACGCCGCGCAGGCCTGCCTGACCGGGCTCGGTCCGGAGCCGAAGGACGCCGATCCCGCCGTCGCCGGCGCCAGGCGGGCCGCCAAGAGCGCCCTGGACGACGTGCACGGCGATGCCGTGCGGATGCTCGCCGCGTTCGAGGTGCCGATCACCGAGCGCTGGGAGGTGGTGTGGCTGGCGAAGTCGTTCGACGGCAAGTGGCCGCCCTCCCTGCATGTCGCGCCGATCGCGGTGGGCGGGCTGTTGCGTGACGCGCTGTTCCGGACCCGCACGACCATCCTCACCTCCGCGACCCTCACCCTCGGCGGGTCGTTCGAGCCGCTGGCCCGGCAGTGGGGGCTGCCCGCGCCGGGAGGGCCCGTTCCATCGGTGCCCGCCGCGCGCGACGGGGAGGCGGCCGAAGACGACGAGACGCCGATCATCTGGTCGGGGCTGGACGTCGGATCGCCGTTCGACTACCCGCGCAGCGGCATCCTCTACATCGCCAGGCACCTGCCGCAGCCGGGCCGCGACGGCCTGGCGAAGGAGGTGCTGGCGGAGCTGAAGTCGCTGATCGAGGCGGCGGGCGGCCGGACCCTCGGGCTGTTCTCCTCGATGCGGGCGGCCAGGCAGGCCGCCGACGAACTGGACATCGACTACCCGGTGCTGTGCCAGGGCGAGGACTCCACCTCCCAGCTCGTCAAGCAGTTCGCCGCGTCGCCGGAGACCTGCCTGTTCGGCACGCTTTCGCTGTGGCAGGGCGTGGACGTCCCCGGGCCGTCGCTGTCGCTGGTCGTCATGGACCGGATCCCGTTCCCGCGCCCGGACGACCCGGTGGCGTCGGCGCGGCAGCGGATGATCGACAGGCGCGGCGGCAACGGGTTCATGCAGGTCGCCGCCGCCCAGGCGGCCCTGCTGCTCGCCCAGGGGTCGGGCCGGCTGCTGCGCAGCGGGTCGGACAAGGGCGTGGTCGCCGTCCTGGACTCGCGCCTGGCCACCCGAGGGTACGGCTCGTTCCTGACGGGCAGCCTGCCGCCGTTCTGGCCGACCAGCGACCCGGAGCAGGTCAAGGCCGCGTTGAAGCGGCTCACCGCGAGCTGA